A region of Bacillus cabrialesii DNA encodes the following proteins:
- the queG gene encoding tRNA epoxyqueuosine(34) reductase QueG, whose protein sequence is MNVYQLKEELIEYAKSIGVDKIGFTTADTFDSLKDRLILQESLGYLSGFEEPDIEKRVTPKLLLPKAKSIVAIALAYPSRMKDAPRSTRTERRGIFCRASWGKDYHDVLREKLDLLEEFLKSKHEDIRTKSMVDTGELSDRAVAERAGIGFSAKNCMITTPEYGSYVYLAEMITNIPFEPDVPIEDMCGSCTKCLDACPTGALVNPGQLNAQRCISFLTQTKGFLPDEFRTKIGNRLYGCDTCQTVCPLNKGKDFHLHPEMEPDPEIAKPLLKPLLTISNREFKEKFGHVSGSWRGKKPIQRNAILALAHFKDASALPELTDLMHKDPRPVIRGTAAWAIGKIGDPAYANELEKALEKEKDEEAKLEIEKGIDLLKASGMTKQGLS, encoded by the coding sequence ATGAACGTTTATCAGCTTAAAGAAGAATTAATTGAATACGCGAAAAGCATTGGCGTGGACAAGATTGGTTTTACGACCGCTGATACTTTTGACAGTTTAAAAGACCGTTTGATTCTTCAAGAATCACTCGGCTATCTCTCCGGCTTTGAAGAGCCCGATATCGAGAAAAGGGTGACGCCGAAGCTGCTTTTGCCGAAAGCGAAATCAATTGTGGCGATTGCTCTCGCATATCCTTCCAGAATGAAGGATGCGCCGAGAAGCACGAGAACTGAGCGCAGGGGCATTTTTTGCAGAGCCTCCTGGGGTAAAGACTATCACGATGTGCTGAGGGAAAAGCTCGATCTGCTGGAGGAATTTCTGAAAAGCAAGCATGAGGATATCAGAACTAAGTCAATGGTTGACACTGGCGAATTGTCTGATCGGGCCGTTGCAGAGCGGGCCGGAATCGGATTCAGCGCGAAAAACTGTATGATCACAACACCTGAGTACGGTTCTTATGTGTATTTGGCGGAAATGATCACAAATATTCCTTTTGAGCCTGATGTGCCGATTGAAGATATGTGCGGATCTTGCACGAAATGTCTGGATGCCTGCCCGACGGGAGCGCTTGTAAATCCGGGACAGCTGAATGCGCAGCGCTGCATCTCTTTTCTGACTCAGACGAAAGGATTTTTGCCTGATGAATTCCGGACAAAGATCGGAAACCGCCTGTACGGGTGCGATACGTGCCAAACGGTGTGTCCTCTCAATAAAGGCAAGGATTTTCATCTTCATCCGGAAATGGAGCCTGATCCTGAGATAGCCAAACCGTTATTGAAGCCGCTCTTGACCATCAGCAACCGTGAATTTAAGGAGAAATTCGGACATGTCTCAGGTTCTTGGCGCGGGAAAAAACCGATTCAGCGAAACGCCATTCTTGCTCTTGCACACTTTAAGGATGCTTCCGCTCTGCCTGAATTGACGGATCTGATGCATAAGGACCCGCGTCCTGTTATCAGAGGGACAGCTGCATGGGCGATCGGGAAAATCGGAGATCCAGCGTACGCGAATGAGCTTGAAAAAGCGCTTGAAAAAGAGAAGGATGAAGAGGCGAAGCTGGAAATTGAAAAAGGAATTGATTTGTTAAAAGCTTCGGGCATGACTAAACAAGGCCTGTCCTGA
- a CDS encoding amidase domain-containing protein codes for MAGGVSLKHILEQLAEERLSYLVNGHAMRQESEVGDLEVMERKKKLLEKRKVEIVKAKAKAVIDHVRVEDDGTTCLTYTIHYEYVCKEQDDSLYMEEHMEERMAFLYDHILISDQEIAKTPAGFHEGTSIIDYSQEEREAFGRAFQYDRLGAVQYAEKYWNKRNPAYKNFSDNCTNFISQCLHAGGAPMRGHPNRGSGWWMKQSSWSYSWTVAHSMKMYLANSKAGMRAVRMKSAEELMPGDVICYDFEGDGRFNHTTIVVAKDKGNMPLVNAQSYDSRMRYWSYEDSTAYTPSIRYAFFHIVDDTTKG; via the coding sequence ATGGCGGGTGGGGTGAGCTTGAAGCACATTTTAGAACAATTAGCGGAGGAGCGGCTGAGTTATCTGGTTAACGGGCATGCTATGCGGCAGGAATCTGAAGTTGGAGACCTTGAAGTCATGGAGCGAAAGAAGAAGCTTCTGGAAAAACGTAAAGTTGAGATCGTAAAAGCGAAAGCCAAGGCCGTCATCGATCATGTGCGGGTTGAGGATGACGGAACGACCTGCCTTACGTATACCATCCATTACGAATACGTGTGTAAGGAGCAGGACGACAGCTTGTATATGGAAGAGCACATGGAGGAACGGATGGCTTTCCTTTATGATCACATTTTGATTAGTGATCAGGAAATTGCGAAAACACCGGCTGGATTTCATGAAGGGACCAGTATTATTGACTATTCTCAAGAAGAAAGGGAAGCGTTTGGCAGGGCCTTTCAATACGATCGTCTCGGCGCTGTGCAATATGCCGAGAAATATTGGAACAAGCGCAACCCTGCATATAAAAATTTCAGTGATAACTGTACGAATTTTATTTCTCAGTGTCTTCATGCGGGAGGCGCGCCGATGCGCGGCCATCCGAACAGAGGGTCAGGCTGGTGGATGAAACAAAGCTCATGGAGCTACAGCTGGACGGTGGCTCATTCTATGAAAATGTATTTGGCGAATTCAAAGGCCGGCATGCGTGCGGTGCGGATGAAATCTGCGGAAGAGCTGATGCCGGGTGATGTGATTTGCTATGATTTTGAAGGTGATGGCCGGTTTAATCATACAACGATTGTTGTGGCGAAGGACAAAGGCAATATGCCGCTTGTCAACGCCCAGTCCTATGACAGCCGGATGAGATATTGGTCATACGAGGATTCTACGGCATACACGCCGTCAATACGATATGCCTTTTTTCATATCGTTGATGATACGACAAAAGGGTAA
- the trmL gene encoding tRNA (uridine(34)/cytosine(34)/5-carboxymethylaminomethyluridine(34)-2'-O)-methyltransferase TrmL codes for MNIVALHVVLYQPEIPANTGNIARTCAATNTTLHLIRPLGFSTDDKMLKRAGLDYWEFVNVVYHDSLEELFEEYQKGQFFFITKFGQQPHTSFDYTDLDEDYFFVFGRETSGLPKDLIQNNMDRCLRLPMTEHVRSLNLSNTAAILVYEALRQQNYRDLK; via the coding sequence GTGAACATTGTGGCATTACATGTTGTTTTATATCAACCAGAAATTCCCGCCAATACAGGGAATATTGCGCGTACTTGTGCGGCAACCAATACAACGCTCCACCTGATTCGTCCGCTCGGCTTTTCTACAGATGATAAAATGCTGAAGCGTGCCGGACTCGATTATTGGGAGTTTGTTAACGTTGTATATCATGATTCATTGGAAGAATTGTTTGAGGAATATCAAAAAGGCCAGTTTTTCTTTATTACGAAATTCGGCCAGCAGCCTCATACGTCGTTTGATTACACTGATCTTGACGAGGATTATTTCTTCGTGTTCGGAAGAGAAACAAGCGGTTTGCCAAAGGATTTAATACAAAATAATATGGACCGCTGCCTGCGTCTTCCGATGACAGAGCACGTCAGATCGTTAAACCTGTCCAACACTGCGGCGATTCTCGTTTATGAAGCGCTGCGCCAGCAAAATTACCGTGATTTAAAATAG
- a CDS encoding YhbD family protein — protein sequence MEEQLISKKELLERTSISYGQLYRWKRKNLIPEEWFIRKSTFTGQETFFPREDILKRISMIQKMKENLSLDEMREMLSPKMKDVSMTADELLHKGLISKPALDVFSEGGENPVFSSRDLLSLYVLEGLLQSGNVSLAEAKMAAEVLKKHDTEEIKNQTELIVLRKLGVTTCFITAAADSILFESSVKVVERVDLVKASEELKTTYMQEGHQWM from the coding sequence ATGGAAGAACAATTAATCTCTAAAAAAGAATTACTTGAAAGAACATCGATTTCATACGGTCAGCTGTATCGGTGGAAGCGGAAAAACTTAATTCCTGAGGAATGGTTTATTCGCAAATCCACATTCACAGGGCAGGAGACGTTTTTTCCGAGAGAGGATATTTTAAAACGCATTTCAATGATTCAAAAGATGAAGGAAAACTTATCTTTGGATGAAATGAGAGAAATGCTGTCGCCGAAAATGAAGGATGTCAGCATGACCGCTGATGAATTGCTTCATAAAGGTTTGATTTCAAAGCCTGCTCTTGATGTCTTTTCCGAAGGCGGAGAAAATCCGGTTTTTTCATCCCGCGATCTGCTTTCTCTGTATGTGCTTGAAGGGCTGCTGCAGTCCGGAAATGTCAGCCTGGCAGAAGCGAAAATGGCTGCAGAGGTGTTAAAGAAGCATGATACAGAAGAGATCAAGAACCAGACGGAGCTGATCGTACTGCGGAAGCTTGGTGTCACCACTTGTTTTATAACGGCAGCCGCGGACAGCATTCTGTTTGAATCGTCCGTCAAGGTTGTGGAACGGGTAGATTTAGTAAAGGCGTCAGAAGAATTAAAAACAACATATATGCAGGAGGGCCATCAATGGATGTAA
- a CDS encoding bactofilin family protein: protein MDVMEKLVINGSGSSKGGTFQSVEINGSGTVAGDVECDTFSFNGTGKADGSVKAKAVTISGSGKIHGDVEAESIRIHGTGFIQGEVSAKQLKIAGSSTFGGTVKADGIDISGKAVMEADCETETFQSEGKCKISGLLNADQVIVNLSAGESYVREIGCRHLQVTGRKGMLTLLRLMPQPVLTAELIEGDVIELTNTKAKTVRGNTVKIGPDCQIETVEYSGDYTCDPSALVETCTKV, encoded by the coding sequence ATGGATGTAATGGAAAAGCTGGTGATAAACGGATCGGGAAGTTCAAAGGGAGGAACATTTCAATCAGTCGAAATTAACGGCAGCGGAACAGTGGCCGGGGACGTGGAATGTGACACTTTTTCTTTTAATGGAACGGGAAAAGCCGATGGAAGCGTCAAAGCGAAAGCGGTAACCATCAGCGGTTCAGGAAAGATACACGGAGATGTTGAAGCAGAATCGATTCGGATTCATGGTACTGGTTTTATACAAGGAGAGGTGTCTGCAAAACAATTAAAAATCGCTGGATCATCAACATTTGGCGGTACAGTCAAGGCTGATGGCATTGACATTAGCGGTAAAGCTGTCATGGAAGCGGATTGTGAAACGGAAACCTTTCAATCAGAAGGGAAATGCAAAATCAGCGGGCTTTTAAACGCTGACCAGGTGATCGTTAACCTTTCTGCCGGGGAAAGTTATGTGCGTGAGATCGGCTGCCGCCACCTTCAAGTGACTGGAAGAAAAGGAATGCTGACATTGCTCAGACTGATGCCCCAGCCTGTTTTAACAGCTGAACTGATCGAAGGTGACGTGATTGAACTGACAAATACAAAGGCGAAAACCGTACGTGGTAATACAGTCAAAATCGGCCCGGATTGCCAGATTGAAACCGTCGAATACAGCGGAGACTATACTTGTGATCCGAGCGCATTGGTAGAAACATGCACAAAGGTGTGA